The following coding sequences are from one Halictus rubicundus isolate RS-2024b chromosome 11, iyHalRubi1_principal, whole genome shotgun sequence window:
- the Betaggt-ii gene encoding geranylgeranyl transferase type-2 subunit beta isoform X2, protein MPMLKHDIELPSPVPDLLLEKHANFLLSYGRDKDEYMYCITEHIRMSGMYWGLTALDLMGKLEQINRNEVLEFIAQCQAESGGIAASLQHDPHILHTLSAIQILCIYDALDVIDVEKVVKYVKERQQPDGSFTGDIWGDVDIRFSFCAVATLALLNQLDAIDVNKAVEYVMKSMNFDGGFGSKPGGESHAGMIYCSVGLLSITGCLNLVDADQLSWWLCERQLPSGGLNGRPEKLPDVCYSWWVLSSLTILGRLHWVNKEQLVKFILACQDTESGGFSDRPGDVADPFHTLFGLTALSLLNADYPLKRINPTFCMPEYVIQRLQLKPSRLDQSD, encoded by the exons ATG CCAATGTTAAAACATGACATTGAACTTCCATCGCCAGTTCCTGATTTGCTATTGGAAAAACACGCAAATTTTTTACTTTCGTATGGCAGAGACAAAGATGAATAT ATGTATTGCATAACAGAACACATTCGAATGTCTGGCATGTACTGGGGTCTAACGGCTTTGGATCTTATGGGTAAACTGGAGCAAATCAATCGGAACGAGGTTTTAGAATTCATAGCTCAATGTCAGGCAGAAAGCGGAGGCATAGCAGCAAGTTTGCAACACGATCCACACATTCTCCACACTTTAAGCGCAATACAAATACTATGCATCTACGATGCCCTTGATGTTATTGATGTGGAGAAAGTTGTGAAATATGTAAAAGAGAGGCAACAACCGGATGGAAGTTTCACAGGTGATATCTGGGGTGATGTCGATatcagattttctttttgtgcTGTAGCAACTTTGGCGCTTCTG AACCAATTGGATGCTATCGATGTTAATAAGGCTGTTGAATACGTGATGAAATCTATGAACTTTGATGGGGGTTTTGGCTCGAAGCCTGGAGGTGAAAGTCATGCTGGCATGATTTACTGTAGTGTCGGTCTACTGTCAATAACTG GTTGCCTTAATTTAGTAGATGCAGATCAATTAAGTTGGTGGCTATGTGAAAGACAGCTTCCTTCTGGAGGATTAAATGGTAGACCAGAAAAATTACCTGACGTTTGTTATTCTTGGTGGGTTCTATCTTCACTCACAATTCTTGGACGTCTTCATTGGGTCAATAAGGAACAATTG GTGAAGTTTATACTAGCATGTCAAGACACAGAATCAGGAGGTTTTAGCGATCGTCCTGGAGACGTAGCCGATCCTTTCCACACCTTGTTCGGATTAACTGCGCTCTCTCTTCTAAACGCTGATTATCCACTGAAAAGGATCAATCCAACCTTCTGTATGCCAGAATATGTTATACAAAGGTTACAGCTGAAACCTTCCAGGCTAGACCAAAGCGATTGA
- the LOC143358536 gene encoding larval cuticle protein A3A, translating to MVILCCFVDVSIAGVLQNRFPCTPIDALPVEGAAVPVACTLQTGNKAPLPTYVKVATPISYRLLPKSSSLVYIAPAIFKTASAVVARDTKTEKEAEHTAYPKYSFNYGVLDGYTGDSKSAWEERDGDTVKGEYSVVEADGSIRTVTYTADNHNGFNAVVTRNEPPKNLKPETNLKAFLPATFLPRPH from the exons ATGGTTATCCTTTGTTGCTTCGTGGATGTTAGCATCGCTGGAGTTCTCCAAAA CAGGTTTCCCTGCACTCCAATCGATGCACTTCCGGTGGAAGGAGCTGCAGTTCCTGTAGCCTGCACTCTTCAAACCGGAAATAAGGCTCCATTACCAACATACGTAAAAGTAGCCACACCAATTTCATACAGACTATTGCCAAAATCATCATCGTTGGTCTACATCGCACCCGCCATCTTTAAAACAGCTTCCGCAGTCGTCGCGAGGGACACGAAGACTGAAAAAGAAGCTGAGCACACG GCTTACCCGAAGTATTCATTTAATTATGGCGTCCTGGATGGATATACTGGTGATTCAAAATCTGCGTGGGAGGAAAGAGACGGCGATACTGTGAAAGGTGAATATTCGGTGGTCGAAGCAGATGGATCAATTAGGACAGTGACTTACACAGCGGACAACCATAATGGATTTAATGCTGTGGTCACAAGAAACGAGCCACCGAAAAATTTGAAACCGGAAACCAACTTAAAAGCGTTCCTTCCAGCTACTTTTCTTCCTCGTCctcattaa
- the LOC143358995 gene encoding WD repeat-containing protein 43, with product MAVAVNCSAFSPDGEYFANCGNDGKLKIWDTSTNRLKQEYISNFHLSSPCCVLTWLYVNSSSTNATPSPWKKRRKKSISEESAPKGIVAMGSTNGKITLYDTATSLVTNQLEGHNGAVTAVTWSENVGLFSAADDHHIIHWNLKENGVKCKWKSGKGKTTSLAASEDGKSLLSGERVVKWWDLSTKQLVKTFTGHANQVTCLSTVKIPSGSNYVVSGASGDGCLSVWALDENKTDRTAVASLALQDDAVSVSVNVSKESQVVVLVVTRSGQAHLFQCQQNGRAKPLKPSLSIAVASDISQKDSIQQIPILDAKLTEDQKLLLAYGAYLNPTFERVVPDFSEKVQCLVRSENRKTKEKKEEISKVKATIIEDNVEYLAPGLIETAPKRNRSNSGSQLLLKDRLENLSLNAEASPVGKSTSSGSNRAQLLLQGLNSKDKTILNNVFVTRNESIIRNTIAKLPVQAIGPLIKELTILIQGKTFASKMAVRWLEALLVAHAGHLLSQADLMQSFGPILSLIDAKLALLSEISKLKGRVSLITGQISQTVEEQHKEVSANCFVYQDSDSSEEDGGIEDEDLESESDENWEEMSNQDDQDEQDEQNDQDIRSTNSDEEDENENQNDNKSISS from the exons ATGGCGGTCGCCGTTAATTGTTCCGCTTTTTCTCCCGACGGTGAATACTTCGCTAATTGCGGAAACGAtggaaagttaaaaatatggGACACCTCCACCAATCGTTTAAAACAGGAATACATTTCTAATTTTCACCTGTCCTCTCCCTGTTGTGTTTTGACCTGGCTTTATGTCAACTCTTCGTCAACAAATGCCACG CCTTCGCCATGGAAGAAGCGCAGAAAGAAGTCAATTTCAGAGGAATCAGCTCCCAAGGGCATTGTTGCCATGGGATCGACAAATGGAAAAATTACTCTTTATGATACCGCCACATCGTTAGTCACTAATCAATTGGAAGGTCACAATGGTGCAGTTACAGCTGTGACCTGGTCCGAGAATGTTGGTTTGTTTAGCGCTGCAGACGACCATCATATTATTCATTGGAACCTTAAAGAAAATGGAGTGAAATGCAAATGGAAATCTGGAAAGGGAAAGACAACGTCCCTGGCAGCCTCAGAGGATGGAAAAAGCTTATTATCGGGAGAAAGAGTTGTTAAATGGTGGGATCTATCTACGAAACAGTTAGTCAAAACGTTTACAGGTCATGCTAATCAAGTGACTTGTCTTTCTACTGTAAAAATACCATCTGGAAGTAACTACGTAGTTAGCGGTGCTAGTGGCGACGGTTGCCTCAGCGTTTGGGCTTTGGACGAG AACAAAACTGATAGAACAGCTGTGGCGAGTTTAGCTCTGCAAGACGACGCAGTAAGTGTTTCGGTAAACGTGTCCAAGGAGTctcaggtggttgtgctggtaGTAACTAGGTCAGGTCAAGCACATTTGTTTCAATGTCAGCAAAACGGTCGTGCAAAGCCTCTGAAGCCTAGCTTGAGTATTGCAGTAGCTTCCGACATAAGTCAGAAGGATAGTATCCAACAAATTCCTATCTTAGATGCGAAATTAACAGAAGACCAGAAACTACTCTTAGCGTACGGTGCATATCTTAATCCCACGTTCGAAAGGGTGGTCCCAGATTTCTCTGAAAAAGTACAATGCTTGGTGCGCTCTGAGAATAGAAAGACTAAAGAGAAAAAGGAAGAGATTTCCAAAGTGAAGGCTACTATAATTGAGGATAACGTAGAATATCTTGCACCAG GATTAATAGAGACCGCTCCAAAAAGAAATAGAAGCAACTCTGGATCACAGTTGTTGTTGAAAGACAGATTGGAAAACCTAAGTCTGAATGCTGAAGCCAGTCCTGTAGGGAAGAGTACTAGTTCAGGTAGTAATAGGGCACAACTTTTGCTTCAAGGCTTGAATAGTAAAGATAAGACAATTTTGAACAACGTATTCGTTACAAGAAACGAATCTATCATTAGGAACACTATAGCCAAACTACCGGTACAGGCAATTGGACCACTAATTAAAGAACTGACCATCTTGATCCAGGGTAAAACATTCGC AAGTAAAATGGCTGTGAGGTGGTTGGAAGCATTATTGGTAGCACATGCAGGCCATTTATTATCGCAAGCAGACCTCATGCAATCGTTTGGCCCAATTTTGAGCTTAATCGATGCCAAACTGGCTCTCTTGTCAGAAATTTCAAAGCTAAAGGGTCGTGTTTCCCTTATCACTGGCCAAATTTCACAAACAGTCGAAGAACAACATAAAGAAGTTTCAGCAAATTGTTTTGTCTACCAAGATTCAG ATTCCTCGGAAGAAGACGGTGGAATTGAGGATGAGGATTTAGAAAGCGAATCCGATGAAAATTGGGAGGAAATGTCGAATCAGGACGATCAGGATGAACAAGATGAACAAAATGACCAAGATATAAGAAGCACAAACTCTGATGAAGAAGATGAAAACGAAAACCAGAACGATAACAAGTCTATATCCAGCTAA
- the Betaggt-ii gene encoding geranylgeranyl transferase type-2 subunit beta isoform X1: MPMLKHDIELPSPVPDLLLEKHANFLLSYGRDKDEYMYCITEHIRMSGMYWGLTALDLMGKLEQINRNEVLEFIAQCQAESGGIAASLQHDPHILHTLSAIQILCIYDALDVIDVEKVVKYVKERQQPDGSFTGDIWGDVDIRFSFCAVATLALLNQLDAIDVNKAVEYVMKSMNFDGGFGSKPGGESHAGMIYCSVGLLSITGCLNLVDADQLSWWLCERQLPSGGLNGRPEKLPDVCYSWWVLSSLTILGRLHWVNKEQLVKFILACQDTESGGFSDRPGDVADPFHTLFGLTALSLLNADYPLKRINPTFCMPEYVIQSVYRMYYNILLKKKNMCSMQVTAKQDYN, from the exons ATG CCAATGTTAAAACATGACATTGAACTTCCATCGCCAGTTCCTGATTTGCTATTGGAAAAACACGCAAATTTTTTACTTTCGTATGGCAGAGACAAAGATGAATAT ATGTATTGCATAACAGAACACATTCGAATGTCTGGCATGTACTGGGGTCTAACGGCTTTGGATCTTATGGGTAAACTGGAGCAAATCAATCGGAACGAGGTTTTAGAATTCATAGCTCAATGTCAGGCAGAAAGCGGAGGCATAGCAGCAAGTTTGCAACACGATCCACACATTCTCCACACTTTAAGCGCAATACAAATACTATGCATCTACGATGCCCTTGATGTTATTGATGTGGAGAAAGTTGTGAAATATGTAAAAGAGAGGCAACAACCGGATGGAAGTTTCACAGGTGATATCTGGGGTGATGTCGATatcagattttctttttgtgcTGTAGCAACTTTGGCGCTTCTG AACCAATTGGATGCTATCGATGTTAATAAGGCTGTTGAATACGTGATGAAATCTATGAACTTTGATGGGGGTTTTGGCTCGAAGCCTGGAGGTGAAAGTCATGCTGGCATGATTTACTGTAGTGTCGGTCTACTGTCAATAACTG GTTGCCTTAATTTAGTAGATGCAGATCAATTAAGTTGGTGGCTATGTGAAAGACAGCTTCCTTCTGGAGGATTAAATGGTAGACCAGAAAAATTACCTGACGTTTGTTATTCTTGGTGGGTTCTATCTTCACTCACAATTCTTGGACGTCTTCATTGGGTCAATAAGGAACAATTG GTGAAGTTTATACTAGCATGTCAAGACACAGAATCAGGAGGTTTTAGCGATCGTCCTGGAGACGTAGCCGATCCTTTCCACACCTTGTTCGGATTAACTGCGCTCTCTCTTCTAAACGCTGATTATCCACTGAAAAGGATCAATCCAACCTTCTGTATGCCAGAATATGTTATACAAAG TGTATACCgaatgtattataatatattactgAAAAAAAAGAATATGTGCTCAATGCAAGTTACTGCAAAACAAGATTACAATTAA
- the LOC143359000 gene encoding protein-lysine N-methyltransferase EEF2KMT, which produces MYEYFNKMDEDSSDTFDFTDSTDLANDNLSNKDCSKKKNDKSLFYITAVMIKFLCCTPLNKIDIFDPQQNDPFPISRKQKEILSKTINNDLIKRYPIKRSYQRAFLKLLMNKIEQEGGRVHDNLYTAYCDLISTSPNELIHYRHFLLKCDDVSDHITVQESTNIISEGTTGLCCWQGALELSKWCVKNKLEFHDKVILELGCGVGLTGLHIIKKCSPNRYIFTDCHKSVLEMVCENVKLNLLNDREAADLKWSSEKDRLRFRTEYNNSDVEVMELNWEDIKEYLDEHRIVPDVIIGADILYEPYSFNALVLALKAFLSFNNRYAIIAGTIRNADTFSQFLRTLEIHGLSYEECNTPKQTILIQATDAPVKILRIYQKR; this is translated from the exons ATGTacgaatattttaataaaatggaTGAGGATTCGTCTGATACATTTGATTTTACCGATTCGACAGATTTAGCGAATGACAATTTATCTAATAAAGActgttcaaaaaaaaaaaacgacaagAGTTTATTTTATATAACCGCTGTAATGATCAAATTTCTCTGCTGTACGCCACTAAACAAAATTGACATATTT GATCCTCAACAAAATGACCCTTTTCCTATTAGTAGAAAACAGAAGGAAATTTTGAGCAAGACAATAAACAATGATTTAATAAAAAGATACCCTATAAAACGTTCGTACCAACGAGCATTCCTAAAATTACTTATGAACAAG ATTGAACAAGAAGGTGGTAGAGTTCACGATAACTTATATACTGCGTATTGCGATTTAATATCTACTTCGCCAAACGAATTAATTCATTATCGACACTTTTTATTAAAATGCGACGATGTATCTGATCATATAACTGTACAAGAGAGTACAAATATTATATCAGAAGGTACAACAGGATTATGCTGTTGGCAG GGAGCACTCGAACTAAGTAAATGGTGTGTGAAAAACAAACTTGAATTTCACGACAAAGTTATTTTAGAACTTGGTTGTGGAGTTGGACTGACGGGGctacatattattaaaaaatgttctccaaACAGATATATTTTCACAGATTGCCACAAATCAGTTTTGGAAATGGTCTGTGAAAATGTGAAGCTTAATTTGTTAAATGACCGAGAGGCTGCAGACCTTAAATGGTCCTCGGAAAAGGATAGATTAAGATTCCGAACAGAATACAATAATTCAGATGTAGAAGTAATGGAATTAAATTGGGAAGATATAAAAGAATATTTGGATGAACACAGGATTGTACCAGATGTAATAATTGGAGCTGACATTTTATATGAACCGTATTCTTTTAATGCATTAGTGTTGGCATTAAAGGCTTTTCTATCCTTTAACAATAGATATGCCATTATTGCAGGAACAATTCGTAATGCGGACACATTTTCACAGTTTTTGCGTACCCTAG AAATCCATGGTCTCTCATACGAAGAATGCAATACACCGAAACAAACGATACTCATACAAGCAACGGACGCACCTGTTAAAATACTAAGAATTTATCAGAAGCGGTAA
- the LOC143358994 gene encoding hexamerin 70a-like, with protein MLRLWLLGLLAVMSVGADANHETFKPTSKFVGKQRQILDLFYHVFQPGTVTSDNYNRVKNLDIYKNQYEFNDPTVVDNYLYLKNISNLQHNELFSIHHPEHLKEVKALYDLFINAKEFSNFYDVATWAKINENEGKFFLALYTAVLNRPDTQHIKLPQVYELYPYLYFNSEVIKAAIDYQTTHRITDKVGNLKPKVIEAKYSGWNVNHEINLLNKVNYFVEDIGLNQFYTYLSLNYPFWLKNNQSIIRGEEYLFTHKYLLNRYNLERLSNGLPFVEDFQWTKPFPISYEPHMIYHNGIPVPQRQALAPYPKSVYHKIRDILNFEARIVAAIDSGNVLTSENKWVNINQPNGLNILGNLIQGNEDSVNKKFYGSVDTLAKKILGYNSDAINEHNVVPSVLETLTATLRDPAFFSIYNKIVGLYYRYKHNQKPYAVEDVIFDSLKINSVDIDELVTYFDSFETNINNGLLSQDISEEKSQLINVKQWRLNHDLFTYNITVDSAIQQKASVSIFLGPKRDVNKKPIELPQGFKHFYQLDKWLVSLNAGENKISRSSDESLFTIPDYVSTKKFLDNLNTDTQLLKKLSGFPQRLLLPKGSTVGQPFQLFVYIKPLKEEVTYKSNIFGDVQFDTTALGFPLDNPIDQLTVSQHNFKLVDVIIKHKIGPADVEISF; from the exons ATGTTGCGATTGTGGTTGCTGGGATTGCTGGCGGTTATGTCCGTGGGGGCTGACGCCAACCACGAAACCTTCAAGCCGACTTCCAAGTTCGTGGGCAAACAGAGGCAGATCCTCGACCTCTTTTACCATGTTTTCCAACCCGGCACCGTAACTTCAGATAATTACAACAGGGTCAAGAATTTGGACATCTATAAAAACCAATACGAATTCAACGATCCG ACTGTTGTAGATAACTACCTGTACCTCAAGAACATATCAAATCTCCAACACAACGAACTATTCTCCATCCATCATCCGGAGCATCTTAAAGAAGTAAAAGCCTTGTATGACCTGTTCATCAATGCGAAGGAATTTTCAAATTTCTACGATGTTGCTACATGGGCAAAAATCAACGAAAATGAGGGCAAGTTCTTTCTTGCTCTGTACACTGCCGTGTTGAACAGGCCAGACACACAGCACATCAAGCTGCCACAAGTGTACGAGCTGTACCCCTATTTGTACTTCAACTCCGAGGTCATCAAAGCTGCCATCGACTACCAGACTACCCATAGAATAACTG ACAAGGTGGGTAACCTTAAACCTAAGGTGATCGAGGCGAAGTACTCCGGCTGGAACGTGAACCATGAGATAAACTTGTTGAACAAAGTGAACTACTTTGTCGAGGATATCGGTCTGAACCAGTTTTACACCTACCTGTCTCTTAACTACCCATTCTGGCTGAAGAATAACCAGTCGATCATCCGTGGAGAGGAATACCTGTTCACGCACAAATATCTCTTGAACAGATACAATCTCGAAAGGCTGTCTAACGGACTGCCATTCGTCGAGGACTTCCAATGGACCAAACCGTTCCCCATTAGTTACGAACCACACATGATCTATCACAACGGAATTCCAGTGCCCCAGAGACAAGCCTTAGCTCCCTATCCCAAGTCCGTCTACCATAAAATCAGG GATATCCTAAACTTTGAAGCAAGAATCGTGGCTGCCATCGACTCTGGCAATGTCCTCACCAGCGAGAACAAGTGGGTCAATATCAACCAGCCAAATGGTCTGAACATCCTTGGGAACCTGATCCAAGGCAACGAGGATTCCGTCAACAAGAAGTTCTACGGCAGCGTTGACACACTCGCCAAGAAGATCTTAGGCTACAACTCAGATGCTATCAATGAGCACAACGTCGTTCCCAGCGTTTTGGAGAcgttgaccgccaccttgagggACCCCGCCTTCTTCAGCATTTACAACAAAATCGTTGGCCTCTACTATAG ATACAAGCACAACCAGAAGCCATATGCCGTTGAAGATGTCATCTTCGACAGCCTGAAGATCAATTCCGTAGACATTGACGAGTTGGTGACATACTTCGACTCGTTCGAGACGAACATCAACAACGGTTTGTTAAGCCAGGATATAAGCGAAGAAAAATCACAGTTGATCAATGTGAAACAGTGGCGTCTCAACCACGACCTCTTCACGTACAACATCACCGTCGACTCCGCCATACAACAAAAGGCATCCGTCAGCATCTTCCTCGGACCGAAACGTGACGTGAACAAAAAGCCCATCGAGCTTCCACAGGGCTTCAAACACTTCTACCAACTCGACAAATGGCTAGTCTCTT TGAACGCAGGAGAGAACAAGATCTCGCGCAGTAGCGACGAATCCTTATTCACCATCCCCGACTACGTGTCAACGAAGAAATTCTTGGATAATTTAAATACCGATACTCAGTTGCTGAAGAAGCTCTCTGGTTTCCCCCAGAGGTTGCTGCTGCCGAAGGGTAGCACGGTAGGACAACCGTTCCAACTGTTCGTGTACATTAAACCGTTGAAGGAAGAGGTCACGTACAAATCCAATATATTCGGTGATGTCCAATTCGACACTACAGCGCTAGGTTTCCCTCTGGACAATCCGATCGACCAACTGACAGTTAGCCAGCATAATTTCAAGCTGGTGGATGTGATCATCAAACACAAAATCGGTCCTGCAGAcgtcgaaatttctttttaa
- the LOC143358537 gene encoding uncharacterized protein LOC143358537: MRLYFIKLFSGLLFNSLNRHVHAKIRRVSNGIFTAAFRRIGHQHPAHLYIRLIQGHVRVSGLSVVLYADESPGIVRSLAFFGPFLVYTTQDAQRAVVGTSSLAATDLLNSSDNESLNNHKISDSQNYRNMNETRKMIDKHSLLDANKQRLELHSFLPLRNNCLKKNSRI; the protein is encoded by the exons ATGagattgtattttattaaactgTTTAGTGGTTTGTTATTTAATTCACTGAATAGGCACGTGCACGCTAAAATTCGAAGGGTATCGAACGGAATCTTCACGGCTGCCTTCCGAAGAATAGGACATCAGCATCCAGCTCATCTTTATATACGACTTATACAGG GACATGTCAGAGTCTCAGGACTTTCGGTTGTCCTCTATGCCGACGAATCACCCGGTATAGTACGTTCACTTGCATTTTTTGGGCCATTCTTGGTGTATACAACGCAGGATGCGCAACGTGCAGTCGTGGGAACGTCATCGCTAGCTGCAACTGATTTACTTAACAGTTCTGATAATGAGTCATTAAATAATCACAAAATTTCA GATTCCCAGAATTATAGAAATatgaatgaaacaagaaaaatgATAGATAAACATAGTCTATTAGACGCAAACAAGCAGCGTTTAGAGCTCCATTCATTTCTTCCGTTGCGCAACAACTGTTTAAAGAAGAATTCGAGGATCTAA
- the LOC143358993 gene encoding hexamerin 70c-like: MLKFVLLLALGAICAAQGLKFEQDGTRTADMEFLHRQKKIFELLLYVRQNDLSDAEFYDIGRNYNLESNIEMYNNKDSVQQFNWWYKQGSLLNSKALFSLYNPENLYEMNQLFELFYSAKDFQTFYKTACWARLNVNDGVFVAAFTIAVFYRNDCKYMRLPAMYEIYPNLYYSLNVIQEAQNLKMSKGCGANFAFDNREQYMVYANYTNAYIPFADEESRMDYFMEDPSINAYYYYFRQIFSFWLSSDYVGMSKELRGKLYYYNHQQLLAKYYLERMSNGLGEIEDFDWYKPISSGYFSNMMYSNGIAVPQRSQYSAIPFYKNKYLNSLTAFEYRISEAIDSGYLVDAEGKKVNIYSPEGLYMLANVIEGNVDSCNKKFYGMYDALARDILGFSFNYRDRNQMIPSSLQCYSTSMRDRAFYSLYKKIMSYFFRYKKYQPMYSQAELQFEGVKIESVDIDKLRTYFDNCDTIINNAVSVENFKRGESLTIKARRLCLNYQPFSYKFNINSDKESKAIIKIFLGPYFEEESQDFYYLQKYYNYFFEMDRFEVDLCAGANNIVRKSSDSMLTMPDMMSMDQFMDKLDKAISGSEPFKYSERQFGFSSRFTLPKGSPDGIKYKMFFFISPYEQNNASYYQLPFFGKFLNDGKAPGFPLDRPLYGWNYTIPNMFFKNVIIYNTPK; encoded by the exons ATGCTGAAGTTCGTACTGTTGCTGGCGCTCGGCGCCATTTGCGCCGCGCAGGGCTTGAAATTTGAACAAGATGGGACCCGCACCGCCGACATGGAGTTCCTTCATCGACAGAAGAAAATATTCGAGCTTCTATTATACGTCAGACAAAATGACCTGAGCGATGCCGAGTTCTACGATATTGGACGTAACTATAATCTGGAGAGCAACATCGAAATGTACAACAATAAg GATTCAGTACAGCAGTtcaactggtggtacaagcaaGGGTCCTTGCTAAATAGCAAGGCTTTGTTCTCCTTGTACAATCCTGAAAATCTGTACGAGATGAATCAGTTGTTCGAGCTGTTCTACTCTGCGAAGGATTTCCAAACATTCTATAAAACGGCATGCTGGGCTCGTCTCAATGTGAACGATGGCGTGTTCGTGGCTGCCTTCACTATTGCAGTGTTCTACAGAAACGACTGCAAGTACATGAGGCTGCCGGCCATGTACGAAATCTACCCTAATCTGTACTACAGTCTGAACGTGATCCAGGAGGCGCAGAACCTGAAAATGTCCAAAG GTTGTGGTGCAAACTTTGCGTTCGATAACAGAGAACAGTACATGGTTTATGCGAACTACACCAACGCCTACATCCCCTTCGCTGACGAAGAGTCCAGGATGGACTACTTCATGGAGGACCCGAGCATAAACGCCTACTACTATTACTTCCGACAAATATTCTCCTTCTGGTTGTCGAGCGATTACGTCGGCATGTCTAAGGAGCTCCGTGGAAAACTATACTACTATAATCACCAACAGTTGTTGGCCAAATACTACTTGGAGCGTATGTCGAACGGCCTTGGTGAGATCGAGGACTTCGATTGGTACAAACCCATCAGTTCAGGATACTTCTCCAATATGATGTACTCGAACGGTATTGCTGTACCACAGAGGAGCCAGTATTCCGCTATTCCGTTCTACAAGAACAAGTATCTGAAC AGCCTCACCGCGTTCGAGTACCGCATATCGGAAGCCATCGATTCTGGCTACCTGGTGGACGCAGAAGGAAAGAAGGTGAACATCTACTCACCTGAAGGTTTATACATGTTGGCCAACGTGATCGAAGGCAACGTTGACTCGTGCAACAAGAAATTCTATGGCATGTATGATGCACTTGCTCGTGACATCCTTGGATTCAGTTTCAATTATCGGGATAGGAATCAGATGATCCCCAGTTCTCTTCAATGCTACTCGACCAGCATGAGAGATCGTGCATTCTACTCGCTTTACAAGAAGATCATGAGCTACTTCTTCAG ATACAAGAAGTACCAGCCGATGTACTCGCAGGCCGAGCTGCAATTCGAAGGAGTTAAGATCGAATCGGTGGACATCGACAAATTGAGAACCTACTTCGACAACTGCGACACTATCATCAACAACGCCGTCTCCGTGGAGAACTTCAAAAGAGGAGAATCCCTGACGATAAAGGCTCGTCGCCTCTGCCTGAACTACCAACCATTCTCTTACAAGTTCAACATAAACTCCGACAAAGAGTCGAAGGCCATCATCAAGATCTTCCTTGGCCCGTACTTCGAGGAGGAGAGCCAGGACTTCTACTACTTGCAGAAGTACTACAACTACTTCTTCGAGATGGACAGATTCGAAGTTGATC TCTGCGCCGGAGCCAACAACATCGTCAGGAAGAGCTCCGACTCGATGTTGACAATGCCAGACATGATGTCGATGGACCAGTTCATGGACAAACTGGACAAAGCTATCAGCGGCAGCGAGCCGTTCAAGTACTCCGAGAGACAGTTTGGTTTCAGCTCGAGATTCACTCTGCCCAAGGGCAGCCCCGATGGCATCAAGTACAAGATGTTCTTCTTCATCAGCCCTTACGAACAGAACAACGCCTCTTACTATCAGCTGCCCTTCTTCGGCAAGTTCTTGAACGACGGCAAAGCTCCTGGCTTCCCGTTGGACAGACCGCTTTACGGCTGGAACTACACCATCCCGAACATGTTCTTCAAGAACGTGATCATCTACAACACCCCCAAGTAG
- the Max gene encoding MYC associated factor X — protein MSDDDRDIDIESDEGDDSDSRQRHSNNTQYYSQAEKRAHHNALERKRRDHIKDSFSSLRDSVPALQSEKVVSRAQILKKAAEYIQFMRRKNSSHQQDIDDLKRQNSLLESQIRALEKAKITGNFAAETCEVTKSEGVPMSGYNDSESESSDSETSRTVRSSKKLKVGGLHH, from the exons ATGAGTGACGATGATCGAGACATCGACATTGAGAGCGAT GAAGGTGACGACTCGGACTCAAGGCAGAGGCATTCGAATAACACCCAATATTATTCTCAA GCAGAAAAGCGAGCACATCACAATGCATTAGAACGTAAGCGTAGAGATCATATTAAGGATAGTTTCTCTAGCCTGAGAGACTCTGTACCTGCATTGCAGAGCGAGAAGGTTGTAAGTAGAGCACAAATACTAAAAAAGGCTGCAGAATATATACAGTTTATGCGCCGCAAGAATTCCTCTCATCAGCAAGACATCGATGACTTGAAGCGACAAAACAGTCTTCTGGAGTCTCAaa TTCGAGCTTTGGAGAAAGCAAAAATAACGGGCAACTTCGCAGCCGAAACATGCGAAGTTACGAAGTCTGAGGGTGTACCAATGTCAGGGTATAATGATTCAGAATCCGAGTCTTCGgacagtgaaacgagcagaacTGTGCGTTCATCAAAAAAGCTAAAAGTTGGAGGACTCCATCATTGA